A genomic segment from Tuwongella immobilis encodes:
- a CDS encoding methyltransferase domain-containing protein: MAWEEIPDAPMENFNVFLHELRTRELRKMPPGGKTVLSGGAAGGWYFDWMRECYPSLTKHIGVEAYQSKPDDLPPEAVWISNYLGNMHDVKNGEADLVFAGQTVEHMWPDDLANFLCESHRVLSDGGVLVMDSPNRRVTKWYHWHHPQHTAEFNVEEIVEITKAAGFDIIDVRGVWLCYGAEDHCLLPYEATVPFPSWPWKRRVALSASRPEDCFSWWLEARKSNRQPNRELVSKLTQAVYDEAFAAAQTREFVRDGIHPEGGGQNRLFRVEANAPGYVLFGPYVPLRPGKHRVIFRIGKAHSAADLPANTPACVLDMANEGGAKVHGSRTVTVGEIPKGDFAEFALDFELTETAFGSEFRLFTHGAVPLVIRTLRQVVEVEQDARYFAN, encoded by the coding sequence TGCGGAAGATGCCTCCGGGTGGAAAAACCGTTCTCAGCGGCGGCGCTGCCGGTGGTTGGTACTTCGATTGGATGCGTGAATGTTACCCCAGTTTGACCAAGCATATCGGCGTGGAAGCCTACCAAAGTAAGCCCGATGATCTTCCCCCCGAGGCGGTGTGGATCTCGAATTACCTGGGCAACATGCACGATGTCAAGAACGGCGAAGCGGACTTAGTCTTCGCAGGTCAAACCGTGGAGCATATGTGGCCAGACGATCTGGCGAATTTCCTCTGCGAATCGCACCGCGTGCTGAGCGATGGCGGCGTGCTGGTGATGGACAGCCCCAATCGCCGGGTGACGAAATGGTACCACTGGCACCATCCGCAACATACCGCCGAATTCAACGTCGAAGAAATCGTTGAAATCACCAAAGCCGCCGGATTCGATATCATCGATGTGCGCGGTGTTTGGCTGTGCTACGGGGCAGAAGATCATTGCTTGCTGCCGTATGAAGCGACGGTGCCGTTCCCGAGTTGGCCGTGGAAGCGTCGCGTGGCGTTGTCGGCCTCGCGGCCCGAAGATTGCTTCTCCTGGTGGCTGGAAGCGCGGAAATCGAATCGGCAGCCGAATCGGGAATTGGTCTCGAAATTGACGCAAGCTGTTTATGATGAAGCATTTGCGGCTGCTCAGACCCGAGAATTCGTCCGCGATGGCATTCATCCCGAAGGCGGCGGACAGAATCGGCTCTTCCGGGTGGAAGCGAACGCCCCGGGTTATGTGCTCTTCGGCCCGTATGTCCCGCTGCGGCCCGGGAAACATCGCGTGATTTTCCGCATTGGCAAAGCGCACTCGGCGGCGGATCTCCCGGCGAATACACCGGCGTGTGTCTTGGACATGGCCAATGAAGGCGGCGCGAAAGTTCATGGCAGTCGAACCGTGACCGTGGGCGAAATTCCCAAAGGCGATTTCGCCGAATTCGCTCTCGATTTCGAACTCACCGAGACCGCATTTGGCAGCGAATTCCGGCTGTTTACGCACGGTGCGGTGCCATTGGTGATTCGCACCCTGCGGCAAGTGGTCGAAGTCGAACAAGATGCCCGATATTTCGCCAACTGA
- a CDS encoding lipopolysaccharide kinase InaA family protein, with protein sequence MSTDRVVLHPAGEIWLRTLGLTHADMLADLPGEIVSGHTDRHVRRCLLGKGPMQQMVILKREHRIRWQDRLKHALAGWGLISKSEREARTLLQLQQLGFPAPRLLARGQTATGVGFVLIRGIPDLADIRTALERATPSEQEQMLRSIGIWIARLVRAGIENPDLTAKHVCFHGIGTDPIFLDWQNVIRRSANDLAAGNRMLARLGVTLPGGIITNRLLLTLLMGYRRELRGVVPTLPRISEQIRLVQSLQERFRRKRAIRHQLAERPHRAEQRLIWLDGEAMCVIPEAVSLLQSPEMQRECTTIAPNDARLLRLADGRLLLRVRERIRFSWGKLIADLRGRIWRMPVMREARWHFAQERAGQRMPRLLAFGQRLSHFGGQGFLLLEVEPALTPSPTSGTMPLRFAKLPSTAQEAQACR encoded by the coding sequence ATGTCCACTGATCGCGTTGTGCTGCATCCCGCCGGCGAAATTTGGCTTCGCACACTCGGACTCACCCACGCGGACATGCTCGCCGATCTGCCCGGTGAGATTGTCTCGGGGCACACCGATCGCCACGTTCGCCGATGCCTGCTGGGCAAAGGCCCGATGCAGCAGATGGTGATCCTGAAGCGCGAACATCGCATTCGCTGGCAAGATCGCCTGAAACATGCGCTCGCCGGGTGGGGCCTGATCTCCAAATCCGAGCGCGAAGCCCGCACGTTGCTGCAATTGCAGCAGCTTGGCTTCCCCGCGCCACGACTGTTGGCGCGTGGGCAAACCGCCACCGGCGTTGGCTTTGTGCTGATTCGCGGCATCCCCGATCTTGCCGACATCCGCACTGCGTTGGAGCGGGCCACCCCCAGTGAACAGGAACAGATGCTGCGGTCAATCGGCATCTGGATCGCGCGACTGGTGCGGGCTGGCATTGAGAATCCGGACTTGACCGCCAAGCATGTTTGCTTTCACGGAATCGGCACCGATCCAATCTTTCTGGATTGGCAGAACGTGATTCGCCGATCTGCGAATGATTTAGCCGCCGGAAATCGGATGCTTGCCAGACTTGGCGTGACTCTGCCTGGCGGAATCATCACGAATCGGCTGTTGCTGACACTGCTGATGGGCTATCGGCGGGAACTTCGCGGCGTGGTGCCAACCTTGCCGCGCATAAGCGAACAGATTCGATTAGTGCAATCGCTGCAGGAGCGTTTCCGCCGCAAACGTGCCATTCGCCACCAACTGGCGGAGCGTCCGCATCGAGCGGAGCAACGCTTGATCTGGCTGGATGGCGAGGCGATGTGCGTGATTCCCGAAGCGGTGTCGCTGCTGCAATCCCCAGAAATGCAGCGCGAATGCACGACGATCGCTCCCAACGATGCCCGACTATTGCGATTGGCGGATGGCCGGTTGCTGCTGCGGGTTCGGGAGCGGATTCGTTTTTCTTGGGGGAAACTCATCGCCGACCTGCGCGGGCGAATCTGGCGGATGCCGGTGATGCGCGAGGCCCGCTGGCACTTTGCCCAAGAGCGAGCCGGGCAGCGGATGCCGCGCTTGCTGGCGTTTGGTCAACGACTGAGTCACTTCGGCGGGCAGGGGTTTCTGTTGCTGGAAGTGGAGCCTGCCTTGACGCCATCGCCCACTTCGGGCACGATGCCGTTGCGATTCGCTAAACTTCCATCGACCGCGCAGGAGGCGCAGGCATGCCGGTAG
- a CDS encoding N-acyl-D-amino-acid deacylase family protein — translation MLSSLTLAAMLTVAADSIPCDLVLKNATLFDGTGSPGVRGDLGIRGETIVAMGEFSPAPTAKGMPKIIDCSNWYIAPGFIDLHTHCDTGSPGLTEPRGRANRCYTTQGVTTVVTGNCGSGPTSIEGFYSQLADGGVATNVAHLVPHNSVRREVMGNVNRPPTAAELARMQALVETGMKQGAWGMATGLIYNPGTYSQTAELIELAKVVQSQNGIYASHIRDEGTGLLDAISEAIRIGREAKLPVHISHIKASGRKAWGKSADAIGMIREAQSKGQIITADQYPYIASSTSLSATVVDARFREGTSTDYRNRFDNPELLPKIRASIAANLEGKKRGETILIARFRHQPRWQGKRLSEIAAEQKRDVVDIVLEIETHGGAQIVNFSMNDEDMRLYMKQPFVATASDGSTQVPSDTVPHPRSYGTFPRKIGRFAIGEKLIPVEQAIRSASGLPADVLRLPNRGYLKVGFAADIVVLDPKTYRDQATFEKPHQFSTGVVHLFVNGQPVIEDSKETGQLPGRPLVHQAKPTPK, via the coding sequence ATGCTCTCATCACTCACGTTGGCCGCGATGTTGACCGTCGCGGCTGATTCCATTCCCTGCGATCTTGTCCTGAAGAATGCCACGCTGTTTGATGGCACCGGTTCGCCGGGCGTGCGAGGCGATCTCGGCATTCGCGGCGAAACCATCGTCGCCATGGGGGAATTTTCACCCGCGCCCACCGCCAAGGGCATGCCGAAGATCATCGATTGTTCCAATTGGTACATCGCGCCAGGATTCATCGATCTGCACACACATTGCGACACGGGATCGCCCGGTTTGACGGAGCCGCGCGGGCGGGCCAATCGATGCTACACCACGCAGGGGGTGACGACCGTGGTGACGGGCAATTGCGGGTCGGGGCCGACGTCGATCGAAGGCTTCTATTCGCAGCTTGCCGACGGTGGAGTGGCGACGAATGTGGCGCATCTGGTGCCGCATAATTCCGTTCGGCGCGAAGTGATGGGGAATGTCAATCGCCCGCCGACGGCTGCGGAGTTGGCCCGCATGCAAGCCCTGGTGGAAACCGGCATGAAGCAGGGGGCGTGGGGCATGGCCACGGGGTTGATTTACAATCCTGGAACGTACAGTCAGACCGCGGAACTCATTGAATTGGCCAAAGTGGTGCAATCGCAAAACGGCATCTATGCCAGCCATATTCGGGACGAAGGCACGGGGCTGCTGGATGCGATTTCCGAGGCGATCCGCATCGGCCGCGAGGCGAAACTGCCCGTGCATATCTCGCACATCAAGGCATCGGGCCGCAAAGCGTGGGGCAAAAGCGCCGACGCTATCGGCATGATCCGCGAGGCGCAATCCAAGGGGCAGATCATCACGGCGGATCAATATCCGTACATTGCCAGCAGCACATCCCTGTCGGCGACCGTGGTGGATGCCCGATTCCGAGAAGGAACTTCCACGGATTACCGCAACCGCTTCGACAATCCCGAGTTGTTGCCGAAGATCCGCGCGAGTATCGCCGCCAATCTGGAAGGGAAAAAGCGGGGCGAAACAATTCTGATTGCTCGCTTTCGGCATCAACCGCGCTGGCAGGGGAAACGGCTATCCGAAATTGCCGCCGAGCAGAAACGCGATGTCGTGGATATTGTGCTGGAAATTGAAACACATGGCGGGGCGCAAATCGTCAATTTCTCGATGAACGATGAGGATATGCGACTGTACATGAAGCAGCCGTTTGTCGCCACCGCCAGCGACGGCAGCACGCAAGTGCCCAGCGACACCGTGCCGCACCCGCGCAGCTACGGCACCTTCCCACGCAAAATCGGGCGATTCGCAATCGGCGAGAAACTCATTCCGGTGGAGCAGGCGATTCGCAGTGCCAGTGGGTTGCCCGCAGATGTGCTGCGACTGCCGAATCGGGGCTATCTCAAGGTCGGATTCGCGGCCGATATCGTCGTGCTGGATCCGAAGACGTATCGGGACCAAGCCACGTTCGAGAAGCCGCACCAATTTTCGACCGGCGTGGTGCATCTGTTCGTGAATGGTCAGCCGGTGATCGAAGATTCCAAGGAAACCGGCCAACTTCCGGGCCGTCCGCTGGTGCATCAGGCGAAACCGACTCCGAAATAA
- a CDS encoding glycosyltransferase family 4 protein: MDIALCYESVLPNRGGCETYIADLSRRLARDGHRVHLYACRWDASALPTTMHYHRLHVKRGLRFLRPWRFAQACEDALAQADHDVTIGFDKTWGQDVLYPQGGLHAASQAYNRRKFPNAATRWLADLGKLLSPAPWSFARLERKQYLGPNRPKIVVNSRMVQRHFEEFLEIPADSIHVLPSAIDPGRFEPMNRLVLRNQERSDWGVEPSETVGLFVAMNYRLKGLAPLLHSVAKMERGVPFRLAVVGHPKTGRYEQLAAKLGISDRVKFLGFRADPKSAYFGADFLVHPTFYDPCSLVVLEALACGLPVVTTAFNGASELMHPGEDGFVVETPHDHAGIAQAMTRLCDPSFRAAAASKARQTGQSWTFEQHYQGLLRMFQDVAVRRRAA, encoded by the coding sequence ATGGATATTGCCCTGTGTTACGAGAGCGTTCTGCCCAATCGTGGCGGTTGCGAGACGTACATTGCCGATCTCTCCCGCCGACTGGCTCGAGATGGGCATCGCGTGCATTTGTACGCTTGTCGGTGGGATGCCTCGGCATTGCCGACGACGATGCACTACCATCGGCTGCATGTGAAACGCGGCTTGCGATTTCTGCGACCGTGGCGATTCGCCCAGGCATGCGAAGACGCCTTGGCCCAGGCCGATCACGATGTGACCATCGGATTCGACAAAACCTGGGGGCAAGATGTGCTGTATCCGCAGGGCGGGCTGCATGCGGCATCGCAAGCGTATAATCGCCGCAAATTCCCGAATGCGGCCACCCGTTGGCTTGCGGATCTGGGCAAATTGCTCAGCCCGGCACCGTGGTCATTTGCGCGGCTGGAACGCAAGCAATATCTGGGACCGAATCGCCCGAAGATTGTCGTCAATTCGCGAATGGTGCAGCGGCACTTCGAGGAATTTCTGGAGATTCCCGCCGATTCGATTCATGTGTTGCCCAGCGCCATCGATCCGGGTCGTTTCGAGCCAATGAATCGGCTGGTGCTGCGCAATCAAGAACGCTCCGATTGGGGCGTTGAGCCATCGGAAACGGTGGGGCTGTTTGTGGCGATGAACTATCGTCTCAAGGGGCTGGCACCGCTCTTGCATTCGGTGGCGAAGATGGAGCGGGGCGTGCCGTTTCGGCTGGCCGTGGTGGGGCACCCGAAGACGGGTCGATACGAGCAGTTGGCCGCGAAGTTGGGCATCTCCGACCGGGTGAAATTCCTCGGCTTCCGGGCTGATCCGAAATCGGCGTATTTTGGCGCGGATTTCTTGGTGCATCCGACGTTTTACGATCCCTGCTCGCTGGTGGTGCTCGAAGCCCTGGCGTGTGGATTGCCAGTGGTGACGACGGCGTTCAACGGCGCATCGGAATTGATGCATCCGGGCGAAGATGGCTTTGTGGTGGAAACGCCGCACGATCATGCCGGGATTGCGCAAGCCATGACGCGGCTGTGTGATCCGAGTTTCCGCGCGGCAGCAGCCAGCAAAGCGCGACAAACCGGACAGAGTTGGACATTCGAGCAACATTACCAGGGATTGCTGCGGATGTTCCAGGATGTTGCAGTCCGACGACGGGCCGCGTAA
- a CDS encoding lipopolysaccharide kinase InaA family protein codes for MPVEPKLARPGRDSRAWRWIECAPEWPALAGTDWVETIFEVDVQDRLHRKQGRSIARWTLESEAGRCVVYLKRHFVLPRMNGVLARIWPRAVWSPGMEEWQHLQTAAQLGVRVPRAMAAGQVVGPDYRVRGFIAVEELADQLALHEAIPLAARSLEPLAFDRWKRGLIGEMARLARLLHDANYFHQDLYLCHFYIPRSFCLPGGAPSDWTGEVAMIDFHRLTHRRVGAFWSRVKDLAQLLYSSDEFGVTERDRLRFARAYGLSRRGWSAWSWRLIGLKAARYRNHNRKAGG; via the coding sequence ATGCCGGTAGAACCGAAACTCGCTCGGCCCGGCCGCGATTCCCGAGCGTGGCGGTGGATCGAATGCGCCCCCGAATGGCCCGCGCTGGCCGGTACCGATTGGGTGGAGACGATTTTTGAGGTGGATGTGCAGGATCGCCTGCATCGCAAGCAGGGGCGTTCGATTGCGCGGTGGACGCTGGAATCGGAAGCCGGTCGCTGTGTGGTCTATCTGAAACGGCACTTCGTTCTGCCTCGGATGAACGGGGTGCTGGCGCGAATTTGGCCGCGTGCGGTTTGGTCGCCGGGCATGGAAGAATGGCAGCATCTGCAAACCGCGGCCCAGTTGGGTGTGCGAGTGCCGCGAGCGATGGCGGCGGGGCAGGTGGTTGGGCCGGATTACCGCGTGCGAGGGTTCATCGCCGTCGAGGAACTGGCGGATCAACTCGCGCTGCATGAGGCGATTCCGTTGGCGGCACGCAGTCTTGAGCCGTTGGCGTTCGACCGCTGGAAACGCGGACTGATCGGCGAAATGGCGCGGCTGGCTCGATTGCTGCACGATGCGAACTATTTTCATCAAGATTTGTATTTGTGCCACTTTTACATTCCGCGATCGTTCTGCTTGCCGGGCGGTGCCCCGAGCGATTGGACGGGCGAAGTGGCGATGATTGATTTTCACCGGTTGACGCACCGCCGCGTGGGCGCATTTTGGTCACGAGTCAAGGATTTGGCCCAATTGCTGTATTCATCGGATGAATTCGGCGTGACGGAACGCGATCGATTGCGATTCGCACGGGCTTACGGCTTGAGCCGACGCGGTTGGTCGGCGTGGTCGTGGCGGTTGATTGGTCTCAAAGCGGCACGCTACCGAAACCATAATCGCAAAGCAGGAGGCTGA
- the waaF gene encoding lipopolysaccharide heptosyltransferase II: MKRLALFLPNWIGDVVMATPAIRAVRDHFPDAELIAVSRPYVAATMAGAPWFQRVLLFDKKGPSEHRTPGVAKQLRQLGVDAAILFPNSFRSALAAWLGGCKHRIGYVRYGRGMLLTDKFYPLKSRGKIIPTPIIDDYNKLVEPLGVPNPGHRMELFTEPADEAAADAIWKAADLRGREVIGLNPGAAFGAAKCWPTESFARLAQKWIDERGSRILVLCGPAERELARTIVEMTRRPQITSLADAPVSLGLTKACVRRLDLLITTDSGPRHFASAFARPVVALFGPTFISWTETYDPRAILLQKQVECGPCQLRVCPVDHRCMRELTPEEVYRAGVDLLAGRTGETRYVH; the protein is encoded by the coding sequence GTGAAACGGTTGGCTCTGTTTTTGCCGAATTGGATCGGGGATGTCGTGATGGCAACCCCGGCGATTCGAGCCGTCCGCGATCATTTTCCCGATGCGGAACTGATCGCCGTCTCGCGGCCCTATGTGGCAGCCACCATGGCGGGGGCACCCTGGTTTCAACGGGTGCTGCTGTTCGATAAAAAGGGGCCTAGCGAGCATCGCACCCCCGGCGTGGCCAAGCAGTTGCGGCAACTCGGAGTCGATGCCGCCATTCTATTTCCCAATTCGTTTCGCTCCGCCTTGGCCGCGTGGCTGGGCGGTTGCAAGCACCGCATCGGCTATGTCCGCTACGGTCGCGGCATGCTGCTGACCGACAAATTCTACCCGCTGAAATCGCGGGGCAAAATCATCCCCACGCCGATCATCGACGATTACAACAAACTGGTCGAGCCGCTGGGCGTGCCCAATCCCGGTCATCGGATGGAACTCTTTACCGAGCCTGCGGATGAGGCGGCGGCGGATGCCATCTGGAAGGCGGCCGATCTTCGCGGTCGAGAGGTGATTGGCCTGAATCCCGGTGCGGCTTTCGGAGCGGCCAAATGTTGGCCCACGGAATCATTCGCGCGGTTGGCACAGAAGTGGATCGATGAACGCGGGAGCCGAATTCTGGTGCTTTGCGGTCCCGCCGAGCGCGAACTGGCGCGAACCATCGTCGAAATGACCCGCCGACCGCAAATCACGTCGCTGGCCGATGCGCCAGTGTCGCTGGGGCTGACGAAAGCCTGTGTGCGGCGGCTGGATCTGCTGATTACCACCGATAGCGGGCCACGACATTTCGCCAGTGCGTTTGCCCGGCCGGTGGTGGCGCTGTTTGGGCCGACGTTTATTTCCTGGACGGAAACCTACGATCCGCGTGCGATTCTGCTGCAAAAGCAGGTGGAATGTGGGCCGTGTCAACTGCGGGTCTGTCCGGTGGATCATCGCTGCATGCGGGAGTTGACCCCCGAGGAAGTCTATCGCGCGGGGGTGGATCTGCTCGCGGGCCGCACGGGAGAAACTCGCTATGTCCACTGA